The following coding sequences are from one Carassius auratus strain Wakin chromosome 15, ASM336829v1, whole genome shotgun sequence window:
- the LOC113114899 gene encoding T-box transcription factor TBX2b isoform X1, giving the protein MRDPVFTGTAMAYHPFHAHRPTDFPMSAFLAAAQPSFFPALTLPPGALTKPIPDHALAGAAEAGLHPALSHHHQAAHLRSLKSLEPEEEVEDDPKVTLEAKDLWDQFHKFGTEMVITKSGRRMFPPFKVRINGLDKKAKYILLMDIVAADDCRYKFHNSRWMVAGKADPEMPKRMYIHPDSPATGEQWMAKPVAFHKLKLTNNISDKHGFTILNSMHKYQPRFHIVRANDILKLPYSTFRTYVFPETDFIAVTAYQNDKITQLKIDNNPFAKGFRDTGNGRREKRKQLTLPSLRMYEDQCKVDRDGADSDASSSEPTTGRDAGHSPGPVSSPLRFNRNSRDEKTCTDSEQELDHQDERCGGSSSPGPEPPSPFRSRCEDRDRGRERPVLEKKDDYPDARKSSDSIFSIRNLEKDKLENRPRKDTDLSKKDTENGGLSGSKDSFSPLMVQTESPSHFGAGHLQSLALSGLHSQQFFNPLNTGQPLLFHPGQFAMAPGAFSAMGMGHLLASVGAGGLENGSLSAQGAGSTPSAFPFHLSQHMFASQGIPMPTFGGLFPYPYTYMAAAAAAASALPTNSNTASSLSRNPFLSSSTRPRLRFNPYQLPVSIPQSTNLLTTGLPSGLNPSSESSKCGSREASPVPDHKSGASQRNGSPKTTMKESVNELKNIQRLVSGLESQRETSSPRDSPK; this is encoded by the exons ATGAGAGATCCAGTTTTTACAGGGACTGCGATGGCTTACCACCCTTTCCACGCTCACCGGCCGACCGACTTTCCCATGTCAGCTTTTCTCGCGGCCGCGCAACCCTCCTTCTTCCCGGCGCTGACCTTGCCTCCCGGGGCTCTCACAAAGCCGATCCCGGACCATGCCCTCGCCGGAGCCGCGGAGGCTGGGCTCCATCCGGCTCTGAGTCACCATCATCAGGCAGCTCATCTTCGCAGTCTTAAGAGCCTGGAGCCAGAGGAAGAGGTTGAAGACGATCCAAAAGTCACACTGGAAGCGAAGGATCTATGGGACCAGTTCCACAAATTTGGAACAGAAATGGTTATTACGAAATCTGGCAG gagaaTGTTTCCACCTTTTAAAGTCCGCATCAATGGACTCGATAAAAAAGCCAAGTATATTCTATTAATGGATATTGTGGCTGCCGACGACTGCCGCTACAAGTTCCACAACTCTCGCTGGATGGTCGCGGGGAAGGCCGACCCGGAGATGCCAAAGCGAATGTATATACATCCGGATAGCCCAGCTACTGGGGAACAATGGATGGCTAAGCCTGTTGCTTTTCATAAACTGAAGCTAACCAACAACATTTCGGACAAACACGGATTT ACCATCCTGAATTCAATGCATAAATACCAGCCCAGGTTCCATATTGTGAGAGCCAACGATATCCTGAAGCTTCCGTACAGCACTTTCAGGACATATGTTTTTCCTGAGACCGATTTTATTGCTGTCACAGCTTATCAAAACGACAAG ataacACAGCTGAAGATTGACAATAACCCCTTTGCCAAAGGCTTCAGAGACACAGGGAATGGAAGAAGGGAAAAAAG gaaacaaCTGACCCTTCCATCATTACGCATGTACGAGGATCAATGTAAAGTGGACCGTGATGGCGCGGACTCTGATGCTTCCTCGAGCGAACCTACAACCGGCAGAGATGCTGGTCATTCACCTGGACCGGTTTCCAGCCCACTTAGATTTAACCGGAACAGCAGAG ACGAGAAAACATGCACTGACAGTGAACAAGAATTGGACCACCAAGACGAGAGGTGTGGTGGCTCCAGCAGTCCTGGACCAGAGCCTCCGTCTCCATTCAGGTCGAGATGTGAGGACCGGGACCGGGGACGGGAGAGGCCTGTTCTGGAGAAGAAAGACGATTATCCGGACGCCCGAAAATCAAGCGATTCCATATTTAGCATAAGAAACCTGGAGAAAGACAAACTAGAGAACAGGCCGAGGAAAGACACGGACTTGTCAAAGAAGGACACGGAAAACGGTGGTCTTAGCGGCAGTAAAGACAGCTTCTCTCCTCTAATGGTACAGACAGAGAGTCCTTCACATTTTGGGGCAGGGCACCTTCAGAGTTTGGCGCTTTCTGGCCTACACAGTCAACAGTTCTTTAACCCACTAAACACCGGACAACCTCTATTATTCCACCCCGGACAATTTGCAATGGCACCTGGAGCGTTTTCAGCCATGGGAATGGGACATCTATTGGCTTCAGTAGGAGCTGGCGGCCTGGAGAATGGAAGCCTGTCGGCCCAGGGAGCTGGGAGCACCCCGAGTGCCTTTCCCTTTCATCTATCGCAACACATGTTTGCCTCTCAG GGCATTCCGATGCCAACCTTCGGTGGACTTTTCCCGTACCCCTACACCTACATGGCCGCGGCAGCTGCAGCGGCCTCCGCCCTTCCCACGAACAGCAACACGGCCTCCTCGCTCTCAAGGAACCCGTTCTTAAGCAGCTCCACCCGCCCTCGTCTGCGATTCAACCCTTACCAGCTCCCCGTGTCGATCCCTCAAAGCACAAACCTGCTCACCACCGGATTGCCAAGCGGCCTAAACCCCTCATCCGAATCGTCTAAATGCGGTAGCAGGGAAGCGAGTCCCGTGCCTGATCACAAATCGGGGGCGAGTCAGAGAAACGGCTCACCTAAAACAACAATGAAGGAATCCGTCAATGAACTTAAGAACATTCAGAGACTAGTGAGCGGCCTAGAGAGTCAGCGGGAGACTTCCTCACCCAGGGATTCGCCCAAGTGA
- the LOC113114899 gene encoding T-box transcription factor TBX2b isoform X2, translated as MSRMFPPFKVRINGLDKKAKYILLMDIVAADDCRYKFHNSRWMVAGKADPEMPKRMYIHPDSPATGEQWMAKPVAFHKLKLTNNISDKHGFTILNSMHKYQPRFHIVRANDILKLPYSTFRTYVFPETDFIAVTAYQNDKITQLKIDNNPFAKGFRDTGNGRREKRKQLTLPSLRMYEDQCKVDRDGADSDASSSEPTTGRDAGHSPGPVSSPLRFNRNSRDEKTCTDSEQELDHQDERCGGSSSPGPEPPSPFRSRCEDRDRGRERPVLEKKDDYPDARKSSDSIFSIRNLEKDKLENRPRKDTDLSKKDTENGGLSGSKDSFSPLMVQTESPSHFGAGHLQSLALSGLHSQQFFNPLNTGQPLLFHPGQFAMAPGAFSAMGMGHLLASVGAGGLENGSLSAQGAGSTPSAFPFHLSQHMFASQGIPMPTFGGLFPYPYTYMAAAAAAASALPTNSNTASSLSRNPFLSSSTRPRLRFNPYQLPVSIPQSTNLLTTGLPSGLNPSSESSKCGSREASPVPDHKSGASQRNGSPKTTMKESVNELKNIQRLVSGLESQRETSSPRDSPK; from the exons ATGTC gagaaTGTTTCCACCTTTTAAAGTCCGCATCAATGGACTCGATAAAAAAGCCAAGTATATTCTATTAATGGATATTGTGGCTGCCGACGACTGCCGCTACAAGTTCCACAACTCTCGCTGGATGGTCGCGGGGAAGGCCGACCCGGAGATGCCAAAGCGAATGTATATACATCCGGATAGCCCAGCTACTGGGGAACAATGGATGGCTAAGCCTGTTGCTTTTCATAAACTGAAGCTAACCAACAACATTTCGGACAAACACGGATTT ACCATCCTGAATTCAATGCATAAATACCAGCCCAGGTTCCATATTGTGAGAGCCAACGATATCCTGAAGCTTCCGTACAGCACTTTCAGGACATATGTTTTTCCTGAGACCGATTTTATTGCTGTCACAGCTTATCAAAACGACAAG ataacACAGCTGAAGATTGACAATAACCCCTTTGCCAAAGGCTTCAGAGACACAGGGAATGGAAGAAGGGAAAAAAG gaaacaaCTGACCCTTCCATCATTACGCATGTACGAGGATCAATGTAAAGTGGACCGTGATGGCGCGGACTCTGATGCTTCCTCGAGCGAACCTACAACCGGCAGAGATGCTGGTCATTCACCTGGACCGGTTTCCAGCCCACTTAGATTTAACCGGAACAGCAGAG ACGAGAAAACATGCACTGACAGTGAACAAGAATTGGACCACCAAGACGAGAGGTGTGGTGGCTCCAGCAGTCCTGGACCAGAGCCTCCGTCTCCATTCAGGTCGAGATGTGAGGACCGGGACCGGGGACGGGAGAGGCCTGTTCTGGAGAAGAAAGACGATTATCCGGACGCCCGAAAATCAAGCGATTCCATATTTAGCATAAGAAACCTGGAGAAAGACAAACTAGAGAACAGGCCGAGGAAAGACACGGACTTGTCAAAGAAGGACACGGAAAACGGTGGTCTTAGCGGCAGTAAAGACAGCTTCTCTCCTCTAATGGTACAGACAGAGAGTCCTTCACATTTTGGGGCAGGGCACCTTCAGAGTTTGGCGCTTTCTGGCCTACACAGTCAACAGTTCTTTAACCCACTAAACACCGGACAACCTCTATTATTCCACCCCGGACAATTTGCAATGGCACCTGGAGCGTTTTCAGCCATGGGAATGGGACATCTATTGGCTTCAGTAGGAGCTGGCGGCCTGGAGAATGGAAGCCTGTCGGCCCAGGGAGCTGGGAGCACCCCGAGTGCCTTTCCCTTTCATCTATCGCAACACATGTTTGCCTCTCAG GGCATTCCGATGCCAACCTTCGGTGGACTTTTCCCGTACCCCTACACCTACATGGCCGCGGCAGCTGCAGCGGCCTCCGCCCTTCCCACGAACAGCAACACGGCCTCCTCGCTCTCAAGGAACCCGTTCTTAAGCAGCTCCACCCGCCCTCGTCTGCGATTCAACCCTTACCAGCTCCCCGTGTCGATCCCTCAAAGCACAAACCTGCTCACCACCGGATTGCCAAGCGGCCTAAACCCCTCATCCGAATCGTCTAAATGCGGTAGCAGGGAAGCGAGTCCCGTGCCTGATCACAAATCGGGGGCGAGTCAGAGAAACGGCTCACCTAAAACAACAATGAAGGAATCCGTCAATGAACTTAAGAACATTCAGAGACTAGTGAGCGGCCTAGAGAGTCAGCGGGAGACTTCCTCACCCAGGGATTCGCCCAAGTGA